The genomic DNA GTAGAGCACTTCCTTGGTAAGGAAGGGGTCACCGGTTCAATCCCGGTTATGGGCTCCATCAACTTTTAATATAGGAAATATTATGTCTAAAGAAAAATTTGAAAGAACGAAGCCGCATGTAAATGTGGGGACTATAGGTCATGTAGATCACGGCAAGACGACCTTGACGGCGGCG from Chromatiales bacterium includes the following:
- a CDS encoding elongation factor Tu; the protein is MSKEKFERTKPHVNVGTIGHVDHGKTTLTAA